One genomic region from Salipiger sp. CCB-MM3 encodes:
- a CDS encoding histidine phosphatase family protein has translation MPEANAEPAYVAILRHGAYHQQPGAPSARQPHPLTEEGLSQARAAGVALAAIIAERGLTLSPVLYASRQLRAWQTAEEIRKELTAQGHQALRIAETSDLAERGLGCAANMTVPQIEAALAADPRYAAPPPGWKSDSMYRLPLEGAESLMEAGQRVADHLRRSAVPGRLTIHAGHGASFRHACHHLGLLAQKEIAQLSMFHARPLLLCHDADGRWRHLAGAWKVRAPKEDPID, from the coding sequence ATGCCTGAAGCCAATGCAGAGCCCGCCTATGTCGCGATCCTGCGGCACGGGGCCTATCACCAGCAGCCGGGCGCGCCTTCGGCCCGCCAGCCGCATCCGCTGACCGAGGAGGGGCTTTCGCAGGCACGCGCTGCGGGTGTCGCGCTGGCCGCAATCATCGCCGAGCGGGGGCTGACGCTTTCGCCGGTGCTCTATGCCTCGCGGCAGCTGCGCGCGTGGCAGACCGCCGAGGAAATTCGCAAGGAGCTGACCGCGCAAGGTCATCAGGCGCTGCGCATCGCCGAGACTTCCGATCTTGCCGAGCGCGGTCTTGGCTGTGCCGCCAATATGACGGTGCCGCAGATCGAGGCGGCGCTGGCCGCCGATCCGCGCTATGCCGCACCGCCGCCGGGCTGGAAGTCCGACAGCATGTACCGCCTGCCCTTGGAAGGGGCGGAAAGTCTGATGGAGGCCGGGCAGCGCGTCGCGGATCATCTGCGCCGCAGCGCCGTGCCGGGCAGGCTGACGATCCACGCCGGTCACGGGGCCTCGTTCCGCCATGCCTGCCACCACCTCGGCCTGCTGGCACAAAAAGAGATCGCCCAACTCTCGATGTTTCACGCAAGGCCGTTACTTCTGTGTCATGATGCCGATGGTAGATGGCGTCATTTGGCTGGCGCGTGGAAGGTCAGGGCTCCGAAAGAGGACCCGATCGACTGA
- a CDS encoding metallophosphoesterase encodes MYSSRQTSIRQASSHEISASARLLPQVFDPERCLSDLPREIEPWPGAGAQPQISACLARARQHGGWRWPERPVIFVSDPHADAEGLLRSLIAGGVIRREGGRIGLTRFGQSARIILGGDSFDKGPSNLALLDALGALRGIGADLHILAGNHDLRMRMAVDALRGPRHALNEHLFVRMGRKILPALREVLERFVTPADLAAMPDEAACRARLLPGEDWAARFAKAARPELRAKVIAKEVDKLEEKLRKFDRELARAGLSHRQTLASVLKCYEVFFKPGGAYAWFYEAMDVVTRSGSLLFVHAGLCDDMCALLASEGVEAVNTRYQAGAERASLGFYFGPLANLVRTKYRVTDCQLTERGVTALHEAGIHMVVQGHVNSHEGQRLLAKRGLLHLEGDVTLDRASRRLEGLDGIGAGATLIFPSGDVIGLSRDYPRAKHFAPDRMI; translated from the coding sequence ATGTACAGCAGCCGTCAGACCAGTATCCGTCAGGCCAGCAGCCATGAGATCAGCGCGTCCGCGCGTCTTCTGCCGCAGGTCTTCGATCCCGAGCGCTGCCTGTCCGATCTGCCGCGCGAGATCGAGCCATGGCCCGGCGCAGGGGCGCAGCCGCAGATCTCTGCCTGCCTTGCCCGCGCGCGCCAGCACGGCGGCTGGCGCTGGCCCGAGCGCCCGGTGATCTTCGTGTCCGACCCGCATGCGGATGCCGAGGGGCTGCTGCGCTCGCTGATCGCCGGCGGGGTGATCCGCCGCGAGGGAGGACGGATCGGGCTCACCCGCTTTGGCCAGAGCGCGCGGATCATCCTTGGCGGGGACAGTTTCGACAAGGGCCCGAGCAATCTTGCGCTGCTCGACGCGCTCGGCGCGCTGCGGGGCATTGGGGCGGACCTGCACATCCTTGCCGGGAACCACGATCTGCGCATGCGGATGGCGGTGGACGCGCTGCGCGGGCCGCGCCATGCGCTCAACGAACATCTGTTCGTGCGGATGGGGCGCAAGATCCTGCCCGCGCTGCGCGAGGTGCTTGAGCGTTTCGTCACCCCCGCCGATCTGGCCGCGATGCCGGATGAGGCGGCCTGCCGCGCCCGGCTCTTGCCCGGCGAGGACTGGGCCGCGCGCTTTGCCAAGGCCGCCCGCCCGGAACTGCGCGCCAAGGTCATCGCCAAGGAGGTCGACAAGCTCGAGGAGAAGCTGCGCAAGTTCGACCGCGAACTGGCGCGGGCCGGGCTCAGCCATCGCCAGACGCTGGCGTCGGTGCTGAAGTGCTATGAGGTTTTCTTCAAGCCGGGCGGTGCCTATGCGTGGTTCTACGAGGCGATGGATGTGGTGACCCGCAGCGGCTCGCTGCTCTTCGTGCATGCGGGGCTCTGCGACGATATGTGCGCGCTGCTCGCCAGCGAGGGCGTCGAGGCGGTGAACACGCGCTATCAGGCTGGGGCCGAACGGGCCTCGCTGGGGTTCTACTTCGGGCCGCTGGCGAACCTCGTGCGCACGAAATACCGCGTCACCGACTGCCAACTGACCGAGCGGGGCGTCACCGCGCTGCACGAGGCGGGCATCCATATGGTGGTGCAGGGCCATGTGAACAGCCACGAAGGCCAGCGCCTGCTGGCCAAGCGCGGGCTGCTGCATCTGGAGGGCGACGTTACGCTGGATCGCGCCTCGCGCCGCCTCGAGGGGCTCGACGGGATCGGCGCCGGGGCCACCTTGATTTTTCCGTCCGGGGATGTGATCGGTCTGAGCAGGGACTATCCGCGCGCCAAACATTTCGCGCCGGACCGGATGATCTGA
- a CDS encoding amphi-Trp domain-containing protein: MQDSKTIKTLLSSLAKGFSKGEMTLGDEGDELVLKPGGLMNVRIKADREDGTSTVSLRVTWSDPAEPDLKKGAPRVES; encoded by the coding sequence TTGCAGGATTCCAAGACGATCAAGACGCTTCTGTCTTCGCTGGCCAAGGGGTTTTCCAAGGGCGAGATGACGCTGGGCGACGAGGGGGACGAGCTTGTCCTGAAACCCGGCGGACTGATGAACGTGCGGATCAAGGCGGATCGCGAGGATGGCACATCCACCGTCAGCCTGCGCGTGACATGGTCCGACCCCGCCGAGCCGGATCTCAAAAAGGGTGCGCCCCGCGTCGAAAGCTGA
- a CDS encoding ATP-binding protein, translating to MRFSLFKPRRPSPAETSDPASDDQRTQNERERREAGYRALFEIIDDGFCIIQFIDGPDGPLSDYVHIEANSGYERHTGIQGIVGKTVFDVAPNDGREWVKIYGEVLATGKAIRFERQFSEIGRFIEVSARRVEPESLGQVAVLFRDVTDRKRAEAEIRESETRARENEARVNLALAAGAIVGTWVWDVPANAFIVDEALAEAMGLAPEQDRAALTLDILVTNVHPEDKNTLLQRINETLAAGGPYAQQFRVLQADGAYHWIEANGSVEHDRDGKPKTFSGVLMNIDARRAVEAERDRAIAELSRLNETLEQRVTEQTNELMAKEEALRQAHKMEAVGQLTGGLAHDFNNLLAACSGSLEMMRKRLDEGRSDDLAKYLDAAKSATDRAAHVTQRLLAFSRQQSLAPKPTDLVQLTRGMEELVQRTMGPHIEVSTVASDDVWPTHVDPNQLENALLNLCINARDAMPEGGQLTIRIDNCTREADQAQEGDLAPGDYVEVSVTDTGTGMDPSQIARAFDPFFTTKPMGEGTGLGLSMVYGFAQQTGGAAVIRSEKGTGTTVSLLLPRSLAPAEDAQPLAAEGRAVPDASGKTILVVEDEILVRMVVVDALRDRGFTVLEAGTGTEALDVLATEAAIDLLLTDVGLPKGMNGRQLAQAARQARPTLKVVFVTGYDEGVALGDELPASDVDVVQKPFDLDRLIDKLAGLANAAE from the coding sequence ATGCGTTTTTCGCTCTTCAAACCAAGACGGCCTTCACCGGCAGAAACCTCCGACCCTGCATCCGATGATCAAAGGACGCAGAACGAGAGGGAGCGCCGCGAGGCCGGCTATCGCGCGCTCTTCGAAATCATCGACGACGGGTTTTGCATCATCCAATTCATTGATGGCCCAGACGGTCCGCTTTCGGACTACGTGCACATTGAGGCCAACTCGGGCTACGAGCGGCACACCGGCATTCAGGGGATCGTCGGCAAGACGGTCTTTGATGTGGCCCCCAACGACGGGCGCGAGTGGGTGAAGATTTACGGCGAGGTGCTTGCGACGGGAAAGGCGATCCGCTTTGAACGCCAGTTCTCGGAGATCGGCCGCTTCATCGAGGTATCCGCCCGGCGGGTGGAGCCGGAAAGCCTTGGCCAGGTCGCGGTGCTGTTTCGCGATGTCACCGACCGCAAGCGCGCCGAGGCGGAAATCCGCGAGAGCGAGACGCGGGCGCGGGAAAACGAAGCGCGGGTCAATCTGGCGCTTGCCGCGGGTGCCATCGTCGGCACTTGGGTGTGGGACGTGCCCGCGAATGCATTCATCGTCGATGAAGCACTTGCGGAGGCCATGGGGCTTGCCCCCGAGCAGGACCGCGCGGCGCTGACCCTCGATATTCTGGTCACCAATGTCCACCCAGAGGACAAGAACACGCTGCTGCAGCGGATCAACGAGACGCTTGCCGCCGGTGGCCCCTATGCCCAGCAGTTCCGCGTGCTTCAGGCCGACGGCGCGTATCACTGGATCGAGGCCAACGGCAGCGTCGAACATGACCGCGACGGCAAGCCCAAGACCTTTTCTGGCGTTCTGATGAACATCGACGCGCGCCGCGCAGTCGAGGCCGAGCGCGACCGTGCCATTGCCGAGCTCTCGCGCCTCAACGAGACGCTGGAACAGCGCGTCACCGAGCAGACCAACGAGTTGATGGCCAAGGAAGAGGCGCTGCGGCAGGCGCACAAGATGGAAGCGGTGGGACAGCTTACCGGCGGGCTCGCGCATGATTTCAACAACCTGCTGGCGGCCTGCTCGGGGTCGCTGGAGATGATGCGCAAGCGTCTGGACGAGGGGCGCAGCGACGATCTCGCCAAATATCTCGACGCCGCCAAAAGCGCGACCGACCGCGCCGCCCATGTCACCCAGCGCCTTCTGGCCTTCTCGCGCCAGCAATCGCTCGCCCCCAAGCCGACGGACCTCGTGCAGCTCACGCGCGGCATGGAGGAACTGGTGCAGCGCACCATGGGCCCGCATATCGAGGTTTCCACCGTTGCGTCTGATGATGTCTGGCCCACCCATGTGGATCCGAACCAGCTGGAGAACGCCCTGCTGAACCTCTGCATCAATGCCCGCGATGCGATGCCCGAGGGCGGGCAACTGACGATCCGCATCGACAATTGCACCCGCGAGGCGGATCAGGCGCAGGAAGGCGACCTCGCGCCGGGCGACTATGTCGAGGTTTCGGTGACGGATACGGGCACCGGCATGGACCCAAGCCAGATCGCCCGCGCCTTCGATCCGTTCTTCACCACCAAACCGATGGGCGAAGGCACCGGGCTGGGTCTGTCGATGGTCTATGGCTTTGCGCAGCAGACCGGCGGCGCGGCGGTGATCCGGTCCGAGAAAGGCACGGGCACCACCGTGTCACTGCTGCTGCCGCGCAGCCTCGCACCCGCCGAAGACGCGCAGCCCCTCGCGGCCGAGGGCCGCGCGGTGCCTGATGCCTCGGGCAAGACCATCCTCGTGGTCGAGGATGAAATCCTCGTGCGTATGGTGGTGGTCGACGCCCTGCGCGACCGCGGGTTTACCGTGCTCGAGGCAGGCACCGGCACCGAGGCGCTGGACGTGCTGGCCACTGAGGCGGCGATCGACCTGCTGCTGACCGATGTCGGCCTGCCCAAGGGAATGAACGGTCGGCAACTGGCGCAAGCCGCGAGACAGGCGCGCCCGACGCTGAAGGTCGTCTTCGTCACCGGATACGACGAGGGCGTGGCACTGGGGGACGAACTGCCCGCCTCGGACGTGGACGTGGTGCAAAAGCCCTTCGACCTCGACCGGCTGATCGACAAGCTGGCCGGGCTGGCCAACGCCGCAGAGTGA
- a CDS encoding helix-turn-helix domain-containing protein — MRFTRSEARTLALLARHPERIATREMLLDGLSEVGSDRNERNIDFIINRLRRKLSDNARDPRFIATRYGEGYLWVAAPPVLERDAEEADMIVGPLRGLAPLGPLRGQAEAFAAEVFRATKSQVAEGQRVAFLPSGAQPHVRAGTEPKLTLELTFFAEAGQVHCITAAKLFDTGRILAMHRNALASNDAATGSAMPDVADELARRVLNDAWHMIATSAESGGPLPVMMHLAGLQKEPEDGTATDSLARLKALLGERERHSMASWKLSERRIQELRADAPDDPRLKILQASHLHTKYILFGHKLFADGVDGRAEDEDGIETLVLEAMPHIRGAPEVAIMGAKLLHFLDRGYKDLAREIAEDAYRSSLAVDSALPLIGQLRAYHGDFEAALPCLDQALHLATPRSKTHLYALTIKCQALVAAADAKGLAESRRELYAVSPLAPLFFEPMFGDPHNLSLRGRVATMALSRKMCVGVLMHCHYTSARLFLHEAQRDNVIRCVLTIVARRFGPSAIPAEVAARYPKAMAELS, encoded by the coding sequence TTGCGTTTCACCCGTTCTGAAGCCCGCACGCTGGCGCTTCTGGCACGTCATCCCGAGCGGATCGCCACGCGCGAGATGCTTCTCGACGGGTTGAGCGAGGTTGGCTCTGACCGCAACGAACGCAACATCGATTTCATCATCAACCGGCTGCGGCGCAAACTGTCCGACAACGCGCGCGATCCGCGCTTCATCGCCACGCGCTATGGCGAGGGTTATCTCTGGGTCGCCGCGCCGCCCGTGCTGGAGCGCGACGCCGAGGAGGCGGATATGATCGTTGGGCCGTTGCGCGGGCTGGCACCGCTCGGGCCGCTGCGCGGTCAGGCCGAGGCATTCGCCGCCGAAGTCTTCCGCGCCACGAAATCACAGGTCGCCGAAGGCCAGCGCGTCGCCTTCCTTCCCAGCGGCGCGCAGCCGCACGTCCGGGCCGGGACCGAGCCGAAGCTGACGCTTGAACTGACCTTCTTCGCCGAAGCCGGGCAGGTCCACTGCATCACCGCGGCAAAGCTTTTCGACACCGGCCGCATTCTCGCCATGCACCGGAACGCACTGGCTTCGAATGACGCGGCGACGGGCTCGGCGATGCCTGACGTGGCCGATGAACTGGCTCGCCGTGTCCTCAACGATGCGTGGCATATGATCGCCACTTCCGCCGAGAGCGGCGGCCCACTGCCGGTGATGATGCATCTCGCCGGCTTACAAAAAGAGCCCGAGGACGGCACCGCGACGGACAGCCTCGCGCGTCTGAAGGCTTTGCTGGGGGAACGTGAGCGCCATTCGATGGCCAGTTGGAAACTGTCCGAAAGGCGGATTCAGGAACTGCGCGCCGATGCGCCGGATGATCCCCGCCTGAAGATTCTGCAGGCATCGCATCTGCATACCAAATACATCCTGTTCGGACACAAGCTCTTCGCCGATGGCGTCGATGGGCGCGCCGAAGATGAGGACGGGATCGAAACGCTGGTCCTTGAAGCGATGCCGCATATCCGCGGCGCGCCGGAGGTCGCGATCATGGGCGCGAAGCTGCTGCACTTCCTCGACCGCGGTTACAAGGACCTCGCGCGCGAAATCGCAGAAGACGCCTATCGCTCGAGCCTCGCGGTGGACAGCGCATTGCCGTTGATCGGCCAGTTGCGGGCCTATCACGGCGATTTCGAGGCTGCGCTGCCCTGCTTGGATCAGGCGCTGCATCTCGCAACGCCGCGATCCAAGACCCACCTCTATGCGCTGACCATCAAGTGTCAGGCACTGGTTGCCGCCGCAGATGCGAAGGGGCTCGCCGAAAGCCGCCGCGAACTCTATGCTGTCTCGCCGCTTGCGCCGCTGTTCTTTGAGCCGATGTTCGGCGATCCGCACAACCTTTCGCTGCGCGGGCGGGTCGCCACCATGGCCCTGTCGCGCAAGATGTGCGTCGGCGTGCTGATGCACTGCCACTACACATCTGCCCGCCTCTTCCTTCATGAAGCGCAACGCGACAACGTCATCCGCTGCGTGCTGACCATCGTCGCAAGGCGCTTCGGGCCAAGCGCAATCCCCGCGGAAGTCGCTGCGCGTTACCCCAAGGCGATGGCGGAGCTTTCCTGA
- a CDS encoding ShlB/FhaC/HecB family hemolysin secretion/activation protein, translating into MGGEARAQSFFAEFVADPVTGVDRGSTTQIRRVDEPQRFVTLSSIGSEPIGPYIASFGLSLPFALPVASQLDLVAVVGGPAEEGGRELLAGGIGYRFDLGAETTVYINYDAGGYLLGTEDLLPLDVRGSNDTLSLGLRRVWSTGLNARLTGSLELTARGSRAEVLGQPGTDENLRLLRFALLHETGQLFGARRRLSVSLTKGLAGLGASRADNPRASAPGVTSEFLRLAASAEASVPLRGKNFLNFGVIGQYSVDSLPPSQRCGYGTNNYARGFDQSFVNGDRCLGARIEVAHDFRGPALQSGKLQRTQGFVGLDGGWLRDNSNALLRAETDQWASLSWGLRHLQGDFLGELSITHILDEPLGAADQDTNRLWFQAAYQF; encoded by the coding sequence TTGGGGGGCGAGGCGCGGGCGCAGTCGTTTTTTGCCGAGTTTGTCGCGGATCCGGTGACCGGGGTGGATCGCGGCTCCACCACGCAAATCCGACGGGTAGACGAGCCTCAGCGGTTTGTGACGCTCTCTTCGATCGGGTCCGAGCCCATCGGTCCCTATATCGCGTCGTTCGGGCTTTCACTTCCGTTTGCGCTGCCGGTGGCGAGCCAGCTTGATCTGGTCGCGGTGGTTGGCGGTCCGGCCGAAGAGGGCGGACGCGAGTTGCTGGCCGGAGGGATCGGCTATCGCTTCGATCTCGGGGCTGAGACGACGGTCTATATCAACTACGATGCGGGTGGCTATCTTTTGGGGACTGAGGATTTGCTGCCGCTCGACGTGCGAGGCAGCAACGACACCCTGTCTTTAGGTCTGCGCCGGGTCTGGAGTACAGGGCTGAATGCGCGGCTGACCGGATCGCTGGAACTAACCGCCAGAGGCAGCCGCGCCGAGGTGCTTGGCCAACCGGGGACAGACGAAAATCTGCGCCTTTTGCGGTTCGCGCTTTTGCATGAGACCGGGCAGCTGTTCGGCGCGAGGCGCCGTCTTTCAGTCTCGCTCACGAAAGGGCTTGCCGGGTTGGGGGCGTCGCGCGCCGACAACCCGCGCGCGAGCGCACCCGGAGTGACCAGCGAGTTCCTGCGGCTGGCGGCGAGCGCCGAGGCTTCGGTGCCGCTGCGGGGCAAGAATTTCCTGAACTTCGGGGTGATCGGCCAGTACAGTGTAGACAGCTTGCCGCCTAGCCAGCGCTGTGGCTATGGCACAAACAACTACGCGCGCGGCTTCGATCAAAGCTTCGTCAATGGCGATCGCTGCTTAGGTGCGCGGATCGAAGTCGCCCATGATTTCCGTGGCCCCGCCCTGCAGTCCGGCAAGCTGCAACGCACGCAGGGCTTCGTCGGGCTCGATGGCGGCTGGCTGCGGGACAACAGCAATGCGCTGCTGCGCGCCGAGACTGATCAATGGGCGAGCCTGTCATGGGGGTTGCGGCACCTACAGGGAGATTTCCTCGGCGAGCTGTCGATCACCCATATCCTCGACGAACCTCTCGGCGCGGCGGATCAGGACACGAACCGTCTGTGGTTTCAGGCCGCCTATCAGTTCTGA
- a CDS encoding BCCT family transporter: MTIELPPSQIRVRTVAGGFYRGFNPVVSLSAKLLITLGTLFLLLAPEVSTTVLEALKRLTLTRFAGWYVYIMGGFVVFNLVLVCLPISGRITLGIPGVKPEHGTLSWLSMMFCAGIGIGILVFSVSEPVSNFLSNPDILAGDISAGSAETVPSAMRFVFLHWGLSAWSCYVVIGLALGLACHRSGHPMTIRSALAALLGRRLEGALGHGIDIVSILAIAAGITTTIVLGLEQICSGLSILTGSAFFADSVGNPPLVALLSALVLTIAVTIASVVSGVERGVKWMSNAGIVLAFVVLVVFIFCGGRDGVAVVFAQSVTAYVTALPGQIFTLYGDGSELGAAQRGWQSDWTIFYWAWWIAFAPFVGVFLARISRGRSVRQFICGAMLGPTVMCFIWFSATGGSALLMELGGRGGGRILEAEHAFRVFAAIDVMLPGPGGVAVKALLALLLLVLVVSSATAAIIAIKSIGAGGSELAETPMHSILWAVLIATATGAVIAVGGVGSIRDLMVVGAVPFSFILVAMLLSVIRQLAGEARRGR; encoded by the coding sequence ATGACGATAGAACTGCCACCATCGCAGATCCGCGTCCGTACGGTGGCGGGAGGCTTCTACAGAGGTTTCAATCCCGTCGTCTCGCTATCGGCCAAGCTGCTGATCACCCTCGGAACCTTGTTTCTGCTACTGGCGCCGGAGGTCTCGACAACCGTTCTGGAGGCGCTGAAACGTCTTACGCTGACGCGCTTCGCGGGCTGGTATGTCTACATCATGGGCGGCTTTGTGGTGTTCAATCTGGTGCTTGTCTGCCTGCCGATCTCGGGGCGGATCACGCTGGGCATACCGGGTGTGAAGCCCGAACATGGCACGTTGTCGTGGCTGTCGATGATGTTCTGCGCAGGCATCGGTATCGGCATTCTGGTGTTTTCCGTGAGCGAACCGGTGTCCAACTTCCTCAGCAACCCCGACATTCTGGCCGGCGACATCTCTGCCGGCAGCGCCGAGACGGTGCCCTCTGCCATGCGCTTCGTGTTTCTGCACTGGGGGCTGTCGGCGTGGAGTTGCTACGTGGTGATCGGCCTTGCGCTCGGTCTCGCTTGCCATCGCAGCGGCCATCCTATGACCATCCGTTCGGCGCTGGCCGCGCTGCTGGGCCGGAGGCTCGAAGGGGCCTTGGGGCATGGGATCGACATCGTCTCGATCCTCGCCATTGCCGCCGGGATCACCACGACCATCGTGCTTGGACTCGAACAGATCTGCTCGGGCCTGTCGATCCTCACCGGCAGCGCCTTTTTCGCTGATTCCGTAGGCAACCCGCCGTTGGTTGCGCTGCTCTCGGCTCTGGTGCTGACCATTGCGGTGACCATCGCCTCTGTGGTCTCGGGCGTGGAGCGGGGCGTGAAATGGATGTCCAACGCGGGGATTGTTCTGGCCTTCGTGGTGTTGGTCGTTTTTATCTTCTGCGGCGGGCGAGACGGGGTCGCCGTGGTTTTTGCCCAAAGTGTAACGGCCTATGTGACAGCACTGCCCGGGCAAATCTTCACGCTCTACGGTGACGGGTCCGAGCTCGGCGCGGCACAGCGCGGATGGCAAAGCGACTGGACAATCTTTTACTGGGCTTGGTGGATCGCCTTCGCACCCTTCGTTGGGGTCTTTCTGGCGCGCATCTCGCGAGGCCGCAGCGTGCGGCAGTTTATCTGCGGCGCCATGCTGGGCCCTACGGTGATGTGCTTTATCTGGTTCTCTGCCACCGGCGGATCGGCATTGCTGATGGAACTGGGCGGACGCGGGGGCGGGCGCATTCTGGAGGCCGAGCATGCCTTCCGAGTCTTCGCCGCAATTGACGTGATGCTGCCGGGACCGGGGGGCGTTGCCGTGAAGGCGCTGCTGGCTCTGCTCCTGCTGGTGCTGGTAGTGTCCTCGGCCACCGCGGCGATCATCGCGATCAAATCCATCGGCGCAGGGGGCAGCGAACTGGCCGAGACGCCGATGCATTCGATCCTCTGGGCGGTGCTGATCGCCACGGCGACCGGCGCGGTGATTGCGGTGGGCGGCGTCGGCTCGATCCGAGACCTGATGGTGGTCGGCGCGGTGCCGTTTTCTTTCATTCTCGTGGCGATGCTGCTGTCGGTGATCCGGCAACTGGCCGGAGAGGCGAGACGCGGGCGCTGA